One segment of Streptomyces bathyalis DNA contains the following:
- the sph gene encoding sphingomyelin phosphodiesterase: MPPSASADPTPAPPPRRPGRLRGLKGLAAAGALAATALVATGSSATAAPEATARPGEKAAAEAPGLKVLSYNTFLFNKLIYPNWGQDHRGDAIPDADFFQGNDVVVLQEAFENSVSDKLQEKAAGQYPHQTPVLGRSKSGWDATGGSWSDIAPEDGGVTILSKWPIVHKEQFVYDHGCGADYLSNKGFVYAVLDVGGTKVHVVGTHVQAGDSACGDGEAKEIRAEQFRAIDSFLDEKKIPADEQVMVAGDFNTDSRGDEYASMLANADLAPADARTGHPYSSDHQTNSIAKGRDPDGGRSDLDYVLHRNGHVRPAGWQNEVIKEECAPWETSEGTFTNLSDHYPVIGGPAS; this comes from the coding sequence ATGCCACCCTCAGCATCCGCCGATCCCACGCCCGCACCCCCGCCCCGCAGACCGGGAAGACTGCGCGGCCTCAAGGGACTTGCCGCCGCCGGCGCCCTCGCCGCGACAGCGCTCGTGGCGACCGGTTCATCGGCCACGGCGGCACCCGAAGCGACCGCCCGGCCGGGCGAGAAGGCCGCGGCCGAGGCCCCGGGCCTCAAGGTGCTCAGCTACAACACGTTCCTCTTCAACAAGCTGATCTATCCCAACTGGGGCCAGGACCACAGGGGAGATGCGATCCCCGACGCCGACTTCTTCCAGGGCAACGACGTGGTCGTGCTCCAGGAGGCGTTCGAGAACTCCGTCTCCGACAAGCTCCAGGAGAAGGCCGCGGGCCAGTACCCGCACCAGACACCCGTGCTGGGCCGCAGCAAGAGCGGCTGGGACGCGACGGGCGGTTCGTGGTCGGACATCGCACCAGAGGACGGCGGCGTCACGATCCTCAGCAAGTGGCCGATCGTCCACAAGGAACAGTTCGTCTACGACCACGGATGCGGCGCCGACTACCTCTCCAACAAGGGCTTCGTGTATGCCGTGCTCGACGTCGGCGGCACCAAGGTGCACGTCGTCGGCACCCACGTCCAGGCGGGCGACTCGGCCTGCGGGGACGGCGAGGCGAAGGAGATACGAGCCGAGCAGTTCCGCGCGATCGACTCCTTCCTCGACGAGAAGAAGATCCCCGCGGACGAACAGGTCATGGTCGCGGGCGACTTCAACACCGACTCGCGGGGCGACGAGTACGCGTCCATGCTCGCCAACGCCGACCTCGCCCCCGCCGACGCCCGCACCGGACACCCCTACTCCTCGGACCACCAGACGAACTCGATCGCCAAGGGAAGGGACCCCGACGGCGGCCGGTCCGACCTGGACTACGTGCTGCACCGCAACGGCCACGTCCGTCCCGCCGGCTGGCAGAACGAGGTCATCAAGGAGGAGTGCGCACCCTGGGAGACCTCGGAGGGCACGTTCACGAATCTCTCCGACCACTATCCGGTGATCGGCGGCCCCGCCTCATAG
- a CDS encoding VCBS repeat-containing protein, with the protein MRVRTLCAVVAGLAVALTGGAASATGQAETAGGKAAMKASVQEDFNGDGYQDVATAAPGATIAGQARAGYVVVTYGSASGLHAGNSTYINQNTAGVPGTAEAEDYFGAKLIARDLDGDGLTDLAVRSSGEQVTNGYGSVTVLWGRTGAISGQDSATIAAPATEYWQVGANLTAGDFDGDGSTDLFMQYGDDWEFRSVLSGPFTRDGEAADEQQIDMFTTDNDIYVTTAGDVTGDGIDDLATFYVYQNHAEGGRFWPGTASGLSTDAKQLSSAAAAVVGDFDKDGKGDLATRTVPNGITEDLPYDAGTVKIYYGTADGPSTTRTRTITQNTTGVPGSSEKGDQFGARLDASDVNGDGYADLAAGVPFEAIGTKKAAGGVVLLKGRSGGLSGTGAQAFHQDTSGIPGVAEAGDRFGGAVRLLDVTKDAKAELAVSAPEENKTGAVWSLRGTSSGLTATGSLAFNPVDLGTPATGAGFGYAFSNEPGTFLYAP; encoded by the coding sequence ATGCGCGTTCGCACACTGTGTGCAGTCGTGGCAGGGCTCGCCGTCGCGCTCACAGGAGGAGCGGCATCGGCGACCGGCCAGGCGGAGACCGCCGGGGGGAAGGCGGCGATGAAGGCTTCCGTACAGGAGGACTTCAACGGGGACGGATATCAGGACGTGGCCACCGCGGCCCCCGGGGCAACGATCGCCGGGCAGGCCAGGGCCGGATATGTCGTCGTCACCTACGGCTCCGCGTCCGGGCTCCACGCCGGCAACAGCACGTACATCAACCAGAACACCGCGGGCGTCCCGGGCACGGCGGAGGCCGAGGACTACTTCGGCGCCAAGCTGATCGCCCGCGACCTCGACGGCGACGGCCTCACCGACCTCGCCGTGCGGTCGTCGGGCGAACAAGTCACCAACGGCTACGGCTCGGTGACCGTCCTCTGGGGCCGTACGGGCGCGATCAGCGGGCAGGACTCGGCGACCATCGCGGCCCCGGCCACCGAGTACTGGCAGGTCGGGGCCAACCTGACCGCCGGCGACTTCGACGGCGACGGCAGCACCGACCTGTTCATGCAGTACGGCGACGACTGGGAGTTCCGCTCGGTGCTCTCCGGTCCGTTCACCCGCGACGGCGAGGCGGCGGACGAGCAGCAGATCGACATGTTCACCACCGACAACGACATCTACGTCACCACCGCGGGTGACGTGACGGGCGACGGCATCGACGACCTGGCCACGTTCTACGTCTACCAGAACCATGCAGAGGGCGGCCGGTTCTGGCCCGGCACCGCTTCCGGCCTCTCGACGGACGCGAAGCAGCTGAGCTCAGCGGCCGCCGCGGTCGTCGGCGACTTCGACAAGGACGGCAAGGGCGACCTGGCGACCCGCACGGTCCCGAACGGCATCACGGAAGACCTTCCGTACGACGCCGGCACCGTGAAGATCTACTACGGCACGGCGGACGGCCCGAGCACCACCCGCACCCGGACGATCACGCAGAACACCACGGGCGTCCCGGGCAGCAGCGAGAAGGGCGACCAGTTCGGCGCCCGGCTCGACGCGAGCGACGTCAACGGCGACGGCTACGCGGACCTCGCCGCCGGTGTCCCCTTCGAAGCCATCGGCACGAAGAAGGCAGCGGGCGGCGTCGTCCTGCTGAAGGGACGCTCCGGCGGCCTGAGCGGCACCGGCGCGCAGGCCTTCCACCAGGACACGTCCGGGATCCCGGGCGTGGCCGAGGCCGGTGACCGCTTCGGCGGGGCGGTGCGTCTGCTGGACGTCACGAAGGATGCCAAGGCCGAACTGGCCGTCTCCGCACCGGAGGAGAACAAGACGGGGGCGGTCTGGTCGCTGCGCGGCACGTCGAGCGGCCTCACCGCGACCGGCTCGCTCGCCTTCAACCCGGTGGACCTCGGCACCCCGGCCACCGGCGCAGGCTTCGGCTACGCCTTCTCCAACGAGCCGGGCACGTTCCTCTACGCGCCGTAA
- a CDS encoding geranyl diphosphate 2-C-methyltransferase, which yields MATSHTGTTFATVPNQSTYQSRVADYWNAEENPVNLELGKVDDLYHHHYGVGEADRSVLDEPDPDKRNERITHELHRLEHAQAELLASHLGELSPADRVFDAGCGRGGGSVVANLRYGCHADGVTLSTKQADFANEQARTRGIGGKVRYHHRNMLDTGFDSGAYAASWNNESTMYVELDLLFAEHARLLRRGGRYVVITGCYNDTYGQASREVSLINAHYICDIHPRSAYFRAMARNRLVPVHVQDLTAATIPYWELRREADHLATGIEDTFLNAYRNGSFQYLLIAADRV from the coding sequence TTGGCCACCTCTCACACCGGCACCACCTTCGCGACGGTGCCGAATCAGTCCACGTACCAGTCCCGTGTCGCGGACTACTGGAACGCCGAAGAGAACCCGGTCAACCTCGAACTCGGAAAGGTCGACGACCTCTACCACCATCACTACGGCGTGGGGGAGGCGGACCGGTCGGTGCTGGACGAGCCCGACCCCGACAAACGGAACGAGCGGATCACCCACGAACTGCACCGGCTGGAACACGCCCAGGCCGAGCTGCTCGCCTCCCATCTCGGTGAACTCTCCCCCGCCGACCGCGTCTTCGACGCCGGCTGCGGACGTGGGGGAGGCAGCGTGGTGGCGAACCTGCGGTACGGCTGCCACGCCGACGGGGTCACGCTCTCCACCAAGCAGGCCGACTTCGCCAACGAGCAGGCACGTACGCGCGGCATCGGCGGCAAGGTCCGCTACCACCACCGCAACATGCTCGACACCGGGTTCGACTCGGGTGCGTACGCGGCGTCCTGGAACAACGAGTCCACCATGTACGTCGAGCTGGACCTGCTGTTCGCGGAGCACGCGCGGCTGCTGCGTCGCGGCGGGCGCTACGTGGTGATCACCGGCTGCTACAACGACACCTACGGGCAGGCTTCCCGAGAGGTCTCCCTCATCAACGCCCACTACATCTGCGACATTCATCCCCGCTCGGCGTACTTCCGCGCCATGGCCCGCAACCGGCTCGTCCCCGTACACGTCCAGGACCTGACGGCCGCCACGATTCCGTACTGGGAACTGCGTCGAGAGGCCGATCACCTGGCCACGGGCATCGAGGACACCTTCTTGAACGCGTACCGCAACGGCAGTTTCCAGTACCTGCTGATCGCCGCCGACCGGGTGTGA
- a CDS encoding family 2 encapsulin nanocompartment cargo protein terpene cyclase: MSTSTNVTAGFSPPRAPGPPGAMPSRRLGAVPGLTYRPAAPADPEKVAEIDRRLKDWARELDLFPAEWTGDFTQFRFGRAVVLQHPGAADLERLTVAGKLLLAENMVDSCYCEEDEGRGGAHRGLGGRLVVAQSALDPFHGPPEQEEEWRRGVRADGPLRSYHCAVKDYAAIATPSQTDRFVHDIARLHLGYLAEASWAETRHVPQIWEYLVMRQFNNFRPCLSIVDAVDGYELPEPLYARPEIQRITALACNATTIVNDLYSFTKELASDPAHLNLPQVVAANDKRGLKAAYLKSVEIHNQVMEAFETESALASATSPLIERYARSLAAWVSGNHEWHATNTDRYSLPNYW, translated from the coding sequence ATGAGCACGTCCACCAACGTCACCGCCGGGTTCTCACCGCCCCGCGCTCCCGGACCCCCCGGTGCCATGCCGAGCCGGCGGCTGGGAGCCGTCCCCGGACTGACGTACAGGCCCGCCGCACCGGCCGACCCGGAGAAGGTGGCGGAGATCGACCGGCGGCTGAAGGACTGGGCACGAGAGCTGGACCTGTTCCCAGCGGAATGGACGGGGGACTTCACACAGTTCCGGTTCGGCCGGGCCGTGGTCCTCCAGCATCCCGGGGCGGCGGATCTCGAACGCCTCACCGTCGCCGGCAAGTTGCTGCTGGCCGAGAACATGGTCGACAGCTGCTACTGCGAGGAGGACGAAGGCAGGGGCGGCGCGCACCGCGGCCTGGGCGGCCGGCTCGTCGTGGCCCAGTCGGCCCTCGACCCGTTCCACGGCCCGCCCGAACAGGAGGAGGAGTGGCGCCGGGGAGTGCGGGCCGACGGACCGCTGCGCTCGTACCACTGTGCCGTGAAGGACTACGCGGCCATCGCCACACCGAGCCAGACCGACCGGTTCGTGCACGACATCGCCAGGCTGCACCTGGGCTATCTGGCCGAGGCCTCCTGGGCGGAGACCCGCCATGTTCCGCAGATCTGGGAGTACTTGGTGATGCGGCAGTTCAACAACTTCCGTCCTTGCCTGTCCATCGTCGATGCCGTCGACGGCTACGAACTGCCCGAACCGCTCTACGCCCGGCCCGAGATCCAGCGGATCACGGCCCTCGCCTGCAACGCGACGACGATCGTCAACGATCTGTACTCCTTCACCAAGGAGCTGGCGAGCGACCCGGCGCACCTGAACCTGCCCCAGGTGGTCGCAGCGAACGACAAACGCGGTCTCAAGGCCGCCTATCTGAAGAGTGTCGAGATCCACAACCAGGTGATGGAGGCGTTCGAGACGGAGTCCGCGCTGGCCTCCGCGACGTCGCCCCTCATCGAGAGGTACGCCCGCAGCCTGGCGGCCTGGGTGTCCGGCAACCACGAATGGCACGCCACCAACACCGACCGATACAGCCTGCCCAACTACTGGTGA
- a CDS encoding VOC family protein, translating to MAVDLFAGIPVRHYSRAAAWYEQLLGTPPSFVPDDTEAVWELADHRFLVIEVRPEHAGHAMHTVFVDDFDDRIAQISERGLEPVARETYDNGVRKAVFRDPDGNEIGFGGGPAHL from the coding sequence GTGGCAGTGGACCTCTTCGCCGGCATCCCCGTCCGTCACTACTCCCGGGCAGCGGCCTGGTACGAGCAACTCCTCGGCACTCCGCCTTCGTTCGTGCCCGACGACACCGAGGCGGTATGGGAACTCGCCGACCACCGGTTCCTGGTCATCGAGGTGCGGCCCGAGCATGCCGGTCATGCCATGCACACCGTCTTCGTCGACGACTTCGACGACCGCATCGCCCAGATCTCGGAGAGGGGCCTGGAGCCCGTCGCGCGTGAGACCTACGACAACGGGGTCCGCAAGGCCGTCTTCCGCGACCCGGACGGCAACGAGATCGGCTTCGGCGGCGGGCCGGCCCACCTCTGA
- a CDS encoding metallophosphoesterase family protein: MGRDARKPRKPLSLPQWVRKPSVPNPVSLLRNRLFRPREAGGTRSARAARAASPYTLGLGPAPRPYVRALGLVATTLAGAWLGLLIVGGIDAPVGPMDTKMALRPSLTGGTKVNVSPLGALELRSHAAPLRLDVDVDQLDQQRASALVDHPERLEGLESEITSDVQKGTGDLALRSAVAVVVGAGVLGLAVYRRPRRALAASGLALALLAVSGAAAYATWNPKSVLEPKFSGLLASAPSVVGNARSIVTDFDIYQRELARLVTNVTKLYEATSTLPAYEPDPSTTRVLHVSDIHLNPAAWQIIKSLVEQYEIDAIIDTGDTMDHGTSAENGFLEPVTDLGAPYIWVRGNHDSAETQKAFEKLAKKKDSNVHVLDDGVPLNVAGLRLAGWGDPQFTPDRSVKPQGDPRERKEGRRLALALRAQKAADTPVDIAVSHNPVLVKQTDGLVPLALAGHTHQRTQERLPRHTRLMIEGSTGGGGLRAVEKEKPQKVSASVLYLGRDDGKLQAWDEITLGGLGLTTAEVTRHLAEDKVDPRRSPSPSPGSSSPGSGPDSGSPGPTFSSPGPTPAASPANSP; this comes from the coding sequence ATGGGCCGCGATGCCAGGAAGCCCCGTAAACCGCTCTCTCTGCCGCAATGGGTACGCAAACCGTCCGTCCCGAACCCCGTGTCCCTCCTGCGTAATCGCCTCTTCCGCCCTCGGGAGGCCGGCGGCACCCGGAGCGCCCGCGCGGCACGTGCCGCGTCCCCGTACACGCTCGGCCTCGGACCGGCCCCGCGCCCGTACGTACGTGCCCTCGGACTCGTCGCGACCACCCTCGCCGGCGCCTGGCTGGGACTGCTCATCGTCGGCGGCATCGACGCGCCCGTGGGCCCCATGGACACGAAGATGGCGCTGCGGCCCTCCCTCACGGGCGGCACCAAGGTCAACGTCTCGCCGCTCGGCGCCCTGGAGCTGCGCAGCCACGCGGCTCCGCTCCGCCTCGACGTCGATGTCGACCAGCTGGACCAGCAGCGGGCCTCCGCCCTCGTCGACCATCCGGAACGGCTCGAAGGGCTGGAGAGCGAGATCACCTCCGACGTGCAGAAGGGCACGGGTGACCTCGCGCTGCGCTCCGCCGTCGCCGTGGTCGTCGGGGCCGGGGTGCTGGGGCTCGCCGTTTACCGGCGTCCCCGCCGTGCCCTCGCGGCGAGCGGTCTCGCGCTCGCGCTGCTGGCGGTCTCCGGGGCGGCGGCCTACGCGACGTGGAACCCGAAGTCCGTGCTCGAACCGAAGTTCTCCGGGCTGCTGGCCAGCGCGCCCTCCGTCGTCGGCAACGCGCGCAGCATCGTCACCGACTTCGACATCTACCAGCGGGAGTTGGCGCGTCTCGTCACCAATGTGACCAAGCTCTACGAGGCGACCTCCACCCTCCCCGCCTACGAGCCGGACCCCTCCACGACCCGCGTCCTCCACGTCTCGGACATCCACCTCAACCCGGCCGCCTGGCAGATCATCAAGTCGCTCGTCGAGCAGTACGAGATCGACGCGATCATCGACACGGGCGACACGATGGACCACGGCACCTCCGCCGAGAACGGCTTCCTCGAACCCGTGACGGACCTGGGCGCCCCGTACATCTGGGTGCGCGGCAACCACGACTCGGCCGAGACGCAGAAGGCGTTCGAGAAGCTCGCGAAGAAGAAGGACAGCAACGTCCACGTCCTCGACGACGGTGTGCCGCTCAACGTCGCCGGGCTGCGCCTCGCCGGCTGGGGCGACCCGCAGTTCACGCCGGACCGTTCCGTCAAGCCGCAGGGCGACCCGCGCGAACGCAAGGAGGGACGGCGCCTGGCCCTGGCGCTGCGCGCCCAGAAGGCCGCGGACACTCCGGTCGACATCGCCGTCTCCCACAACCCCGTCCTGGTCAAGCAGACCGACGGTCTCGTGCCGCTCGCTCTCGCCGGACACACCCACCAGCGCACCCAGGAGCGGCTGCCGCGGCACACCCGGCTGATGATCGAGGGCTCGACGGGCGGCGGCGGCCTGCGCGCGGTGGAGAAGGAGAAACCGCAGAAGGTCTCCGCCTCCGTCCTCTACCTGGGCCGGGACGACGGCAAGCTGCAGGCCTGGGACGAGATCACCCTCGGCGGGCTGGGCCTGACCACCGCGGAGGTCACCCGCCACCTCGCGGAGGACAAGGTGGACCCCCGGCGCTCGCCCTCGCCCTCACCGGGATCCAGCTCGCCGGGCTCCGGTCCGGACTCGGGTTCGCCCGGCCCCACGTTCAGCTCCCCCGGGCCCACGCCGGCGGCGTCCCCGGCGAACTCCCCGTAA
- a CDS encoding metallopeptidase family protein, with protein MLEMTREDFEELVAEALDRIPPELTRLMDNVAVFVEDEPPAEDPELLGLYEGTPLTERGEWYAGVLPDRITVYRGPTLRMVGGEDGGRDGVVSEVEVTVVHEIAHHFGIDDERLHELGYG; from the coding sequence GTGCTGGAGATGACGCGCGAGGACTTCGAGGAGCTGGTGGCCGAGGCGCTCGACCGCATTCCGCCCGAGCTGACGCGGCTGATGGACAACGTCGCGGTCTTCGTCGAGGACGAGCCACCGGCGGAGGACCCGGAGCTGCTCGGCCTCTACGAGGGCACGCCGCTGACGGAGCGGGGCGAGTGGTACGCGGGCGTGCTGCCGGACCGGATCACGGTCTACAGGGGCCCGACGCTGCGCATGGTGGGCGGTGAGGACGGCGGCCGTGACGGTGTCGTCTCCGAGGTCGAGGTGACCGTCGTCCACGAGATCGCGCACCACTTCGGCATCGACGACGAGCGGCTGCACGAGCTGGGGTACGGGTGA
- a CDS encoding fluoride efflux transporter FluC: MHVPAQRAEAAGRHGLVVLAVIGAGGALGSLGRHALALWLPARGATGFPWGIFVVNLSGCALIGVLMALVGEGGRDARAPALLRPFLGVGVLGGFTTFSTYAVDASHLLRAGPHAVPIAGAYLGGTLLGALAAVWAGAAATRALLEVRGR; this comes from the coding sequence CTGCACGTACCGGCTCAGCGGGCCGAGGCCGCGGGCCGTCACGGGCTGGTGGTGCTCGCCGTCATCGGCGCGGGGGGCGCTCTGGGCTCCCTCGGCCGTCACGCGCTCGCCCTGTGGCTTCCGGCCCGCGGCGCCACGGGGTTCCCGTGGGGGATCTTCGTCGTCAACCTCTCGGGCTGTGCCCTGATCGGCGTGCTGATGGCCCTGGTCGGCGAGGGCGGTCGCGACGCCCGTGCGCCGGCGCTGCTGAGGCCGTTCCTGGGCGTCGGCGTGCTCGGGGGCTTCACCACCTTCTCGACCTACGCGGTCGACGCCTCGCATCTGCTCCGGGCGGGGCCGCACGCGGTGCCGATCGCCGGCGCGTATCTCGGCGGGACGCTGCTGGGGGCGCTGGCCGCGGTCTGGGCCGGTGCGGCGGCCACGCGTGCGCTGCTGGAGGTGCGTGGGCGGTGA
- the crcB gene encoding fluoride efflux transporter CrcB, whose amino-acid sequence MTWVLVAVGGMVGAPLRYLTDRAVQARRESVFPWGTFTVNAVGCLMLGLLTGAVASGAAGSRIMAFLGTGLCGALTTYSTFSYETLRLAERGRGGLASANALLSVLVGLGAVFAGLALARAVLA is encoded by the coding sequence GTGACATGGGTGCTGGTGGCCGTGGGCGGCATGGTGGGCGCCCCGCTGCGGTATCTGACGGACCGGGCCGTACAGGCGCGGCGCGAATCGGTCTTCCCCTGGGGCACCTTCACGGTCAACGCCGTCGGTTGTCTGATGCTGGGCCTGCTGACGGGCGCCGTGGCCTCCGGAGCTGCCGGTTCGCGGATCATGGCGTTCCTGGGCACGGGGCTGTGCGGGGCGCTGACGACGTACTCGACGTTCTCCTACGAGACGCTGCGGCTGGCCGAACGGGGCCGCGGGGGGCTGGCATCGGCGAACGCCCTGCTGTCCGTGCTGGTCGGTCTGGGTGCCGTGTTCGCCGGACTCGCCCTGGCACGCGCCGTGTTGGCGTGA
- a CDS encoding DEAD/DEAH box helicase — protein sequence MSVASIDAVLPQDEDTVTFADLGLPEPVVRKLAQNGVTIPFPIQAATIPDALRGKDILGRGRTGSGKTLSFGLPLLNRLAGGRTERKRPRAVILTPTRELAMQVSDALQPYGDVLGLKLKVVCGGTSMANQITALERGVDILVATPGRLRDLIGRGSCSLEDVEVAVLDEADQMSDLGFMPEVTELMDQLPQGGQRMLFSATMEKEIDTLVRRYLDTPVVHEVDAAQGAVTTMSHHVLVVKPRDKAPVTNAIASRKGRTIIFVRTQLGADRVAEQLREGGVGAEALHGGMTQGARTRTMADFKDGKVNVLVATDVAARGIHVDNIDLVLNVDPAGDHKDYLHRSGRTARAGLSGTVVSLALPHQRRQIFRLMEDAGVDASRHIIGRGDVFDEEVTRITGARSLTEVQADSTANAAKQAEREVAKLSRQLERAQRRATELREESERLTARAARERGDDPEAAVAEASAALTAEVEAEVQRELRREQRREEREQRDREQRDQREQRRDGKRDERGGDRDRRDGGRPAYNRGRDRDRDRDRPRDGREARPAYNRERRDGDRNGFRRDDRRPSSSYGRDARAHDDRRPYGRRDDHRGGGRQFDRRTDKPRWKRNG from the coding sequence ATGTCTGTTGCCTCGATCGACGCTGTCCTGCCTCAGGACGAGGACACCGTCACCTTCGCCGATCTCGGGCTCCCCGAGCCCGTGGTGCGCAAGCTCGCGCAGAACGGCGTGACCATCCCCTTTCCCATCCAGGCCGCGACCATCCCGGACGCGCTGCGGGGCAAGGACATCCTCGGCCGTGGCCGCACCGGCTCCGGCAAGACCCTCTCCTTCGGGCTGCCGCTGCTGAACCGCCTGGCCGGCGGCCGCACTGAGCGCAAGCGCCCCCGCGCCGTCATCCTCACGCCCACGCGCGAGCTGGCCATGCAGGTCTCCGACGCGCTCCAGCCGTACGGTGACGTGCTCGGCCTGAAGCTCAAGGTCGTCTGCGGTGGCACGTCCATGGCGAACCAGATCACGGCTCTGGAACGCGGCGTGGACATCCTCGTCGCCACCCCCGGCCGCCTGCGCGACCTGATCGGGCGCGGTTCCTGCTCTCTCGAGGACGTCGAGGTGGCCGTGCTCGACGAGGCCGACCAGATGTCCGACCTGGGCTTCATGCCCGAGGTCACCGAGCTGATGGACCAACTGCCCCAGGGCGGGCAGCGGATGCTCTTCTCCGCCACCATGGAGAAGGAGATCGACACGCTCGTCAGGCGGTACCTGGACACGCCCGTGGTGCACGAGGTCGACGCCGCCCAGGGCGCGGTCACGACCATGAGCCACCACGTGCTCGTGGTGAAGCCGCGTGACAAGGCGCCCGTGACCAACGCGATCGCCTCGCGCAAGGGCCGCACGATCATCTTCGTGCGGACGCAGCTCGGCGCCGACCGCGTTGCCGAGCAGCTGCGCGAGGGCGGCGTGGGCGCCGAGGCGCTGCACGGCGGAATGACGCAGGGCGCCCGGACGCGCACCATGGCCGACTTCAAGGACGGCAAGGTCAACGTGCTGGTCGCGACGGACGTGGCGGCCCGCGGCATCCACGTCGACAACATCGACCTGGTGCTGAACGTCGACCCGGCCGGCGACCACAAGGACTACCTGCACCGCTCCGGTCGTACCGCCAGGGCGGGGCTGTCCGGCACCGTCGTCTCGCTGGCGCTGCCGCACCAGCGGCGGCAGATCTTCCGGCTGATGGAGGACGCGGGCGTCGACGCCTCGCGGCACATCATCGGGCGGGGCGACGTCTTCGACGAGGAAGTGACGCGGATCACGGGTGCGCGTTCGCTGACCGAGGTGCAGGCCGACTCGACGGCGAACGCCGCCAAGCAGGCCGAGCGCGAGGTCGCCAAGCTCAGCAGGCAGCTGGAGCGTGCGCAGCGGCGCGCGACCGAACTCCGCGAGGAGTCCGAGCGGTTGACGGCACGCGCGGCGCGCGAGCGCGGGGACGACCCGGAGGCCGCCGTCGCCGAGGCCTCGGCGGCTCTGACCGCGGAGGTCGAGGCCGAGGTGCAGCGAGAGCTGCGCCGGGAGCAGCGCCGCGAGGAGCGCGAGCAGCGCGACCGTGAGCAGCGGGACCAGCGCGAGCAGCGCCGGGACGGGAAGCGCGACGAGCGCGGCGGCGACCGCGACCGGCGTGACGGTGGGCGTCCGGCCTACAACCGCGGACGGGACCGCGACAGGGACCGGGACCGTCCCCGTGACGGCCGCGAGGCCCGCCCCGCGTACAACCGCGAGCGCCGCGACGGCGATCGCAACGGCTTCCGCCGCGACGACC